One window from the genome of Glycine soja cultivar W05 chromosome 12, ASM419377v2, whole genome shotgun sequence encodes:
- the LOC114378083 gene encoding mitochondrial fission protein ELM1-like, with amino-acid sequence MRMKPIQLPEPPSPTAARGTPDIFESGVHTLVRRAVVIGNGFPSSENHSIGLLRALGLSHNHLLYRVTRPRGGINDWLHWLPLSVHRKFHYLISMFRAFSSKSHYLPLTSHPNGLSSILEADANHIVNLARETCEKEGPLLVVASGRDTISVASSIKRLAPDLVFVVQIQHPRSHLNRFDMVITPHHDYYPLTPEGQKQVPKFLRRWITPREPPDSHVVLTLGALHRIDFASLRSAAITWQDVFANVPRPLLVVNIGGPTRNCRYGVDLAKQLATCLLSVLGSCGSVRISFSDRTPQKLSNIIVKELGNNPKVYIWDGQEPNPQMGHLAWADAFVVTADSVSMISEACSTGKPVYIMGAERCRWKFTEFHKSLRERGVVRPFTGSEDISENWSYPPLDDTSDAAKRVHEALAARGWKLKI; translated from the exons ATGCGAATGAAGCCAATCCAGCTCCCGGAGCCGCCAAGCCCCACGGCGGCGCGTGGCACTCCGGACATCTTCGAATCCGGCGTCCACACCCTCGTCCGCCGCGCCGTCGTCATCGGCAACGGCTTCCCCTCCTCCGAGAATCACAGCATCGGTTTGCTCCGCGCCCTTGGCCTCTCCCACAACCACCTCCTCTAC CGCGTTACGAGGCCGAGAGGTGGAATCAACGATTGGCTCCATTGGCTTCCCCTCTCTGTCCATCGAAAATTTCATTACCTAATTTCCATGTTCCGCGCCTTCTCCTCCAAATCTCACTACCTGCCCCTCACTTCCCACCCTAACGGCTTGTCCTCTATTCTCGAAGCTGATGCCAATCACATAGTCAATTTGGCTCGCGAAACTTGTGAAAA gGAGGGACCGTTATTGGTGGTTGCATCTGGAAGAGACACCATTTCTGTTGCGAGTTCCATAAAACGTTTAGCTCCTGACCTTGTTTTTGTTGTTCAG ATACAACATCCAAGGTCTCATTTGAATAGGTTTGACATGGTAATTACACCTCATCATGATTATTATCCTTTGACTCCAGAAGGACAGAAGCAGGTTCCTAAGTTTCTTAGAAGGTGGATAACTCCACGCGAACCTCCAGATAGTCATGTG GTTCTGACATTGGGAGCCTTACATCGAATAGATTTTGCTTCACTTCGCAGTGCTGCCATTACATGGCAAGATGTGTTTGCAAATGTTCCAAGGCCATTGCTCGTGGTCAACATTGGAGGACCAACAA GAAACTGTCGGTATGGTGTCGACCTTGCAAAGCAGTTAGCAACATGTTTGCTCAGTGTTCTTGGTAGTTGTGGGAGTGTAAGAATATCCTTTTCAGATAGGACTCCACAAAAG TTATCGAATATTATAGTCAAAGAACTTGGAAATAATCCAAAAGTTTATATTTGGGATGGGCAAG AACCAAACCCACAAATGGGGCATCTAGCTTGGGCCGATGCATTTGTTGTCACAGCAGATTCAGTTAGCATGATAAGTGAAGCTTGCAGCACTGG GAAGCCTGTGTATATTATGGGAGCTGAGCGTTGCAGATGGAAGTTCACAGAATTCCACAAATCATTGAGAGAACGAGGAGTTGTTCGGCCTTTTACAGGGTCTGAGGAT ATATCGGAAAATTGGAGTTATCCACCCCTTGATGACACTTCTGATGCAGCTAAACGGGTTCATGAAGCGCTTGCTGCCCGAGGGTGGAAACTGAAGATATAG
- the LOC114379407 gene encoding casparian strip membrane protein 5 isoform X2, producing the protein MDSGKEGEAPAATSSPESRRTRSNGKVKAFADAAPPSATVVSTKATPLPRGGWKKGVAILDFIIRLGAIGSALGAAAIMGNSEQILPFFTQFFQFHAQWDDFPMFQFFVFANGAAGGFLILSLPFSIVCIVRPYTVGPRLLLVILDIKLHVAVNDGFSDGSCFICCSCCILGSQWEPRCKLDSHLSAVH; encoded by the exons ATGGACTCAGGGAAAGAGGGTGAGGCACCAGCAGCCACCAGCAGCCCAGAATCGAGGAGGACCAGGAGCAATGGAAAAGTGAAAGCTTTTGCTGATGCTGCGCCACCTTCTGCAACTGTAGTTTCCACAAAAGCTACCCCACTCCCAAGAGGTGGATGGAAAAAGGGTGTTGCAATCCTTGATTTCATCATTAGGCTCGGAGCCATTGGTTCTGCTCTTGGTGCTGCTGCCATCATGGGGAACAGTGAACAGATACTTCCATTCTTCACGCAGTTCTTTCAGTTTCATGCTCAATGGGATGATTTTCCAATGTTCCA GTTTTTTGTGTTTGCAAATGGAGCAGCAGGTGGATTCCTCATCCTCTCCTTGCCATTTTCAATTGTCTGCATTGTTCGGCCTTACACAGTAGGGCCAAGGCTTCTACTTGTGATCCTAGACATA AAACTACATGTTGCAGTTAATGATGGCTTTAGTGATGGCAGCTGCTTCATCTGCTGCAGCTGTTGTATACTTGGCTCACAATGGGAGCCAAGATGCAAATTGGATAGCCATTTGTCAGCAGTTCACTGA
- the LOC114379407 gene encoding casparian strip membrane protein 5 isoform X1, with protein sequence MDSGKEGEAPAATSSPESRRTRSNGKVKAFADAAPPSATVVSTKATPLPRGGWKKGVAILDFIIRLGAIGSALGAAAIMGNSEQILPFFTQFFQFHAQWDDFPMFQFFVFANGAAGGFLILSLPFSIVCIVRPYTVGPRLLLVILDILMMALVMAAASSAAAVVYLAHNGSQDANWIAICQQFTDFCQVTSEAVVASFVAAFLLICLIVVSSVALKRG encoded by the exons ATGGACTCAGGGAAAGAGGGTGAGGCACCAGCAGCCACCAGCAGCCCAGAATCGAGGAGGACCAGGAGCAATGGAAAAGTGAAAGCTTTTGCTGATGCTGCGCCACCTTCTGCAACTGTAGTTTCCACAAAAGCTACCCCACTCCCAAGAGGTGGATGGAAAAAGGGTGTTGCAATCCTTGATTTCATCATTAGGCTCGGAGCCATTGGTTCTGCTCTTGGTGCTGCTGCCATCATGGGGAACAGTGAACAGATACTTCCATTCTTCACGCAGTTCTTTCAGTTTCATGCTCAATGGGATGATTTTCCAATGTTCCA GTTTTTTGTGTTTGCAAATGGAGCAGCAGGTGGATTCCTCATCCTCTCCTTGCCATTTTCAATTGTCTGCATTGTTCGGCCTTACACAGTAGGGCCAAGGCTTCTACTTGTGATCCTAGACATA TTAATGATGGCTTTAGTGATGGCAGCTGCTTCATCTGCTGCAGCTGTTGTATACTTGGCTCACAATGGGAGCCAAGATGCAAATTGGATAGCCATTTGTCAGCAGTTCACTGACTTCTGTCAGGTTACCAGTGAGGCTGTGGTGGCTTCTTTCGTTGCAGCATTTCTCTTAATTTGCTTGATTGTGGTGTCCTCTGTGGCTCTCAAAAGGggttaa